One stretch of Centroberyx gerrardi isolate f3 chromosome 13, fCenGer3.hap1.cur.20231027, whole genome shotgun sequence DNA includes these proteins:
- the LOC144542180 gene encoding 5-beta-cholestane-3-alpha,7-alpha-diol 12-alpha-hydroxylase-like → MGFLLSILLAVLASIIGGLYLLGAFRQRRPGEPPLDKGLIPWLGHVLEFRRDTAKFLERMRQKHGDIFTVQLGGFYFTFLMDPLSFGAFVKEARTKLDFNKFAEQLVVRVFDYESMENDHKFLQLSSNKHLMGDGLVVMTQAMMSNLQNLMLHSVGSGEDQKTWIEDGLFMYSYNIVFRAGYLALFGNETAKTSECVEKARQIDRVESEALFYEFRKYDQLFPGLAYGVLPPREKMEAERLKRLFWNTLSVPKVKTKDNISGWVWDMQQVREEHGMKEFMQNRYMFLLLWASQGNTGPAAFWLLLYLMKHPEAMRAVKEEVEEVLKQTGQEVQRGGPLINLTRDMLLKTPILDSAVEETLRLTAAPILTRAVLQDMTFKMADGREYCIREGDRMALFPYSAVHVDPEVHPDPLSFKYDRFLNPDGTKKTDFYKAGKKVKYFNMPWGAGVSMCPGRFFATNELKQFVFLMLIYFDFELKNPDEKIPDIDIKRWGFGSMQPTRDIEFRYRLRF, encoded by the coding sequence ATGGGATTCCTGCTGTCGATCCTACTTGCTGTGCTTGCCTCTATAATTGGAGGGCTGTACCTTCTAGGGGCATTTCGACAGCGGCGCCCAGGAGAACCCCCTTTGGATAAGGGACTCATCCCCTGGCTGGGCCATGTCTTGGAGTTTCGCAGGGACACAGCAAAGTTCCTAGAGAGGATGAGGCAAAAACATGGGGATATATTCACAGTACAGCTGGGAGGGTTTTACTTCACCTTCCTCATGGACCCTCTATCTTTTGGAGCATTTGTTAAGGAGGCTCGTACAAAACTGGACTTCAACAAGTTTGCAGAGCAACTGGTAGTCAGAGTCTTTGATTATGAATCTATGGAGAATGACCACAAGTTTCTCCAGCTGTCCAGTAACAAGCACTTAATGGGGGATGGACTGGTAGTAATGACGCAAGCCATGATGAGTAATTTGCAGAACCTAATGCTACACAGTGTAGGCTCAGGGGAAGACCAAAAGACCTGGATAGAGGACGGACTGTTTATGTACAGCTACAATATTGTGTTTAGGGCTGGCTACCTAGCTCTTTTTGGCAATGAGACAGCCAAGACATCAGAGTGTGTGGAGAAAgccagacagatagacagagtaGAATCAGAGGCATTATTTTATGAGTTTCGGAAATATGACCAACTCTTCCCTGGACTGGCCTATGGGGTTCTGCCACCTAGAGAAAAGATGGAGGCGGAGAGGTTAAAGAGGCTCTTCTGGAACACTCTGTCAGTTCCAAAGGTGAAGACCAAGGACAACATCAGTGGCTGGGTGTGGGACATGCAgcaggtgagagaggagcatGGGATGAAGGAGTTCATGCAAAACAGGTATATGTTCTTGCTTCTGTGGGCCTCCCAGGGCAACACAGGGCCTGCTGCATTCTGGCTGCTCCTCTACCTCATGAAGCATCCGGAAGCTATGAGGGCTGtcaaggaggaggtagaggaggtccTGAAGCAAACTGGGCAGGAAGTCCAGCGTGGTGGCCCTCTCATCAACCTGACCCGTGACATGCTGCTGAAAACGCCAATCCTGGACAGCGCTGTAGAAGAGACCCTCCGGCTGACTGCTGCACCTATCCTCACCAGGGCCGTACTCCAGGATATGACATTCAAGATGGCTGATGGCCGTGAGTACTGTATTCGCGAGGGTGACAGAATGGCACTCTTTCCTTACAGTGCTGTTCACGTTGACCCAGAAGTCCACCCTGACCCGCTTTCATTCAAATATGACCGCTTTCTTAATCCAGATGGGACCAAGAAAACAGACTTTTACAAAGCAGGGAAGAAGGTGAAGTATTTCAACATGCCCTGGGGTGCTGGGGTCTCCATGTGCCCTGGGCGCTTCTTTGCCACCAATGAGCTGAAGCAGTTTGTTTTCCTCATGTTAATCTACTTTGACTTTGAGCTGAAGAATCCTGATGAGAAGATACCTGATATTGACATCAAACGATGGGGCTTTGGATCTATGCAGCCCACCAGAGACATTGAGTTTAGATACAGACTCAGATTTTGA